CGGTCAGTGGCCGTCGGAAAAGCACATAAGGCCCCGGAGATCACACCAAATATGGTCGAAAACGTCATCTGGCCGGCGGCGTTCGACGCCCGGTGCTCCCGGAGCGACGGTCGTCGCGTCTCGCTGGATCTCGCCATCGAGGACCCGACTGTCGACGAGATAGCGAAGGCAGTCCAGCAAGTCGGGTACGACGCGGTGATCGAACGGGAGAAGTCGTATCCCCGCGAGCACGAGCAGCGCGGCTACGTCCTGGTCAAGAACGCCGACGACGCCACCAAGAGCGATCTGCTCGGCGCGGTCGCGGCTTACCTCCAGGTCCTCCGAGAATGAGACGCCTCGGCGAGGTCGTCCGGGTCGCACAGGGGCTCGCCATCGTGCGTTCGCCCGACGACAGCCACGCCGCCCTCGGGACGGAGGTTCTCGACGAACAGCTGACGGTGGTCGGAACCGTCGTGGACGTCTTCGGCCCGGTCGAGCGGCCGTTCGTCGCGGTCTCGCCCACCGAGGGGACCCACGTTCCCGGCCTGGTCGGAACGGCAGTGTACGCCCGCTGACGAGCGGGTTCGTAACCCTCAAACCGAACGCCGCCGGAGTACGGCCCATGGATACGCGCTGGCGTGTCGCCGCTGGCTGTGGACTCATCGCCCTCATCTTCCTGTTCGTCCAACTCGGATCGCTGGCACTGGTCGAGCCGTTCAAGTCGGCCGGCTATCAGGCGGTCGAAGACCCGTCCGACCCGGCCAATAGTGTCCTCTACATCGGCGGCATCCTGATCGCGACGGCGGTGATGCTGCTGGCGTTTCGGTACGACGCTGACCAGTTCATCCGCAGCCTCATCATCCTCTCGGGCGCGTGGCTGTCGCTGTACGTCTTCCGTGAACTCGTCCCCCCGTTCGTGACCGCAGGCGGCGTCAACGTCCTGGCAGTCGGCTGTTCGGCGCTGTTGGGGTTGGGCCTGCTGTTCTATCCGGAGTGGTACGTCGTCGACGCCGCGGGGGCCGTGATGGGGGCGGCAGCGGCTGGCCTGTTCGGAATCAGTTTCGGAGTCTTCCCGGCGCTGGTGTTGCTGACGGTCCTCGCGGTCTACGACGCGATCAGCGTCTACGGGACCGAACACATGCTGACCCTGGCCTCGGGCGTGATGGATCTCAAAGTCCCGGTGGTGCTGGTCATCCCGCTGACGCTGTCGTACTCGTTCCTGGAGGCGTCGACACCCGATCCGACGGCAGACGGGGACAGCGAGGCAGCGACCGACGAGTCCGTCGCCGATGTGACCGAGAGCGACGAGGCTGCCGACGCGGACGACGGGACAGCGCCCCTGGACCGGGACGCGCTGTTCATCGGGCTGGGCGACGCGGTGATTCCGACAGTGTTGGTCGCCAGTGCAGCCTTCTTCGCACCGACGGGTGTCCGGACCGTGCTGGGAATCCCGTTGCCGGCCATGACAGCGATGCTCGGGACCTTCGTCGGGCTGGCGATTCTGCTCTGGATGGTACTGAAAGGACGGGCACACGCCGGCCTCCCGTTGTTGAACGGCGGGACGATCGCCGGCTACGTCCTCGGTGCCACGGCAGTCGGGATCGGCCTGGTCGAGGCACTCGGACTCGGTCCGTACCTCTAGAGGGCCTGGAACGCGGCGCTGGCGGGCGTGAACTCGATCTCCGTCCCCAGTCCCGCCTCACGGGCGCGGTCGTAGAGTAACTTGCCGGCAGCAACCGTCTCGATAGCTGTTCCTCCGGAATCGAAGACGGTGATGTCGTCTGGTGACGATCTGCCGACGGCGGACCCGGCGACGACGTCGCCCAGTTCGGCGTGGACGTGGTCGTCGTCGACGACCCCCGCTTCACGAGCAGCGATGAACGCACCGGCGTCCTGGTCGATGCGAGCCTCGAGATCCGGGACGTAGACTGCGCGTTCGATCGTCGTCGTATCCAGTTCGCGCTTCTCCGGGTGGTACGATCCCATCGCTGTAACGTGGGTACCGGGTTCGAGCAGGTCGCCGTCGAACACCGGTTCTGACGCGTCAGTGGCAGTGACGACGGCGTCGGCGCCTTCGATCGCCGCGGCGGAACTAGCGACGGCAGCGACGGTCGCGTCGAGTCGCTCGTTCATCTCGGCTGCGAACGCCTCACGGTGTTTGGAGGTCGGCGAGTAGACTTCGACGCGGTCGAAATCCCTGACTGTCGCCGTCGCCAACAGTTGTCCGCGGGCCTGTGAACCACTTCCGATGACCGCCAGGTCCGAGATGTCCCGTCGTGCCAGCGCGTCCACGCCGACGGCACCGGCCGCCCCAGTCTTGAGCGGGTTCATCGCGGCGCCGTCGATCACTGCGAGGGGTTCGCCACTGTCGGCGTCGAAGATCGGGAGCGCGAAGTGGGCGTCACGCTGGCCGAACCCGGCGGCGTACGTGTATCCACCCATCGCTCCGGTGTCGGGAAGAATCGCCAGATACCCCGTCAACATCCCGGTCGGGTCGTCGTTGAACAGCGTGGTTCGGGGTTCCGCCGGAGCCCCCTCTCCACGTTGGCGGTAGCCCTCCCGGACGGCGTCGACGTATGCCGCCGGTGTGGCCAGGTCACGGGTCTCCTCGCTCGTCAGAGAGAGTGCGCTGGAGTGAGAAGTCATACAGCGACGTTTACCCGAGAGCGTCTTAATGCCACGGGACGGAGCAGCGTGGAGGAAATCGGGAAAGAACGGATCAGTCTGCCGACTGAACCGGGTCGGCCGGTGACGGTTCGGGGTCGGTGGGCGTCGGGTCGACCGGCGCACGGACGAACATCGCGTGCCCGATGAGCGCGACGGCCACGACAGACGCCATCGGGATCGCAGTAGTCAGCGCGACGCCGGAAATCATGAGCCCACCGGTGATTCCAGCCATCGCAAGCGGGATGAGACCGAGGATAAGAT
Above is a window of Haloarcula halophila DNA encoding:
- the srp19 gene encoding signal recognition particle subunit SRP19, producing MVENVIWPAAFDARCSRSDGRRVSLDLAIEDPTVDEIAKAVQQVGYDAVIEREKSYPREHEQRGYVLVKNADDATKSDLLGAVAAYLQVLRE
- a CDS encoding H/ACA ribonucleoprotein complex subunit GAR1; amino-acid sequence: MRRLGEVVRVAQGLAIVRSPDDSHAALGTEVLDEQLTVVGTVVDVFGPVERPFVAVSPTEGTHVPGLVGTAVYAR
- a CDS encoding presenilin family intramembrane aspartyl protease PSH, which encodes MDTRWRVAAGCGLIALIFLFVQLGSLALVEPFKSAGYQAVEDPSDPANSVLYIGGILIATAVMLLAFRYDADQFIRSLIILSGAWLSLYVFRELVPPFVTAGGVNVLAVGCSALLGLGLLFYPEWYVVDAAGAVMGAAAAGLFGISFGVFPALVLLTVLAVYDAISVYGTEHMLTLASGVMDLKVPVVLVIPLTLSYSFLEASTPDPTADGDSEAATDESVADVTESDEAADADDGTAPLDRDALFIGLGDAVIPTVLVASAAFFAPTGVRTVLGIPLPAMTAMLGTFVGLAILLWMVLKGRAHAGLPLLNGGTIAGYVLGATAVGIGLVEALGLGPYL
- a CDS encoding ornithine cyclodeaminase family protein; translated protein: MTSHSSALSLTSEETRDLATPAAYVDAVREGYRQRGEGAPAEPRTTLFNDDPTGMLTGYLAILPDTGAMGGYTYAAGFGQRDAHFALPIFDADSGEPLAVIDGAAMNPLKTGAAGAVGVDALARRDISDLAVIGSGSQARGQLLATATVRDFDRVEVYSPTSKHREAFAAEMNERLDATVAAVASSAAAIEGADAVVTATDASEPVFDGDLLEPGTHVTAMGSYHPEKRELDTTTIERAVYVPDLEARIDQDAGAFIAAREAGVVDDDHVHAELGDVVAGSAVGRSSPDDITVFDSGGTAIETVAAGKLLYDRAREAGLGTEIEFTPASAAFQAL